A genome region from Maridesulfovibrio salexigens DSM 2638 includes the following:
- a CDS encoding GNAT family N-acetyltransferase, whose amino-acid sequence MKDFKIRTMTRDELDWAVDMAANEGWNPGLNDAEAFYAQDPNGFLIGLLNDTPIGCISAVSYDRVFGFIGFYIVAKPYRGKGYGMQLWRAAMERIQGHVAGLDGVFEQQENYSKSGFDFQYSNIRFEFDNTIQAATTQSSSELIKAEPAMLEELVAYEDKLFPCSRETFLSKWLTLPDSVSLASRTGGRINGYGTIRKCRSGSKIGPLFADNEKVAELIFQNLCAEADTDSLIYLDVPEINDQGLALAERYGMKKVFGTARMYAGSAPDLDLNRIFGVTTFELG is encoded by the coding sequence ATGAAAGACTTTAAAATTCGCACCATGACTAGAGATGAACTGGACTGGGCCGTGGATATGGCAGCCAATGAAGGTTGGAATCCGGGCTTAAATGATGCCGAAGCATTTTATGCTCAAGACCCAAATGGATTCCTTATCGGCCTGCTGAATGATACCCCTATCGGATGCATTTCTGCTGTCAGCTACGACAGAGTCTTTGGATTTATCGGGTTCTATATTGTTGCTAAACCCTATCGGGGAAAAGGTTACGGCATGCAGCTCTGGCGGGCAGCCATGGAAAGAATACAGGGGCATGTGGCCGGCCTTGACGGTGTTTTTGAGCAGCAGGAGAACTACAGCAAAAGCGGCTTTGACTTCCAATACAGTAATATTCGGTTTGAATTCGACAACACTATACAGGCAGCAACTACACAATCATCTTCAGAGCTGATCAAAGCTGAGCCAGCTATGCTGGAAGAACTTGTGGCTTATGAAGACAAGCTATTCCCCTGCTCAAGGGAAACATTTTTATCCAAATGGCTGACTCTCCCAGACTCTGTCTCCCTTGCATCCCGCACAGGGGGACGCATCAACGGATATGGCACAATAAGGAAATGCCGCTCCGGGAGCAAGATAGGTCCCCTCTTTGCTGACAACGAAAAAGTCGCTGAGCTTATATTCCAGAACCTTTGTGCTGAGGCTGACACCGATTCACTAATATATCTCGATGTACCGGAAATAAACGATCAAGGCTTAGCCTTGGCAGAACGATACGGCATGAAAAAAGTTTTCGGAACAGCGCGCATGTATGCGGGATCGGCACCTGATTTGGATCTGAATCGAATCTTCGGTGTCACAACATTTGAGCTTGGCTGA
- a CDS encoding VOC family protein: protein MKLKYTIFYVEDVTSSIEFYEQAFGLKRTMIHESGDYGELDTGSTTLSFSSRRLMTELGKSPGIPNPSSPVFEIAFETDDVAAALKKARSAGATVVQEVREEAWGQTTAYVADNNGYLIEICSPVYGVS from the coding sequence ATGAAACTAAAATATACCATTTTCTACGTTGAGGACGTGACCAGTAGTATTGAGTTTTATGAGCAGGCTTTCGGGCTGAAACGTACCATGATTCATGAGTCTGGAGACTATGGTGAGTTAGATACCGGGAGCACGACACTGTCTTTTTCCTCGCGCCGACTTATGACTGAACTCGGCAAATCGCCCGGAATACCGAACCCTTCATCTCCGGTTTTTGAAATTGCTTTTGAAACGGATGATGTTGCTGCTGCTCTAAAAAAAGCCCGCTCTGCGGGAGCTACTGTGGTGCAAGAGGTACGAGAAGAGGCTTGGGGGCAGACTACAGCCTATGTTGCCGACAATAACGGCTATCTGATTGAAATTTGCTCGCCGGTCTACGGGGTATCATAA
- a CDS encoding CDGSH iron-sulfur domain-containing protein yields MKKSQIVLTQYSPFLSVDTPLIAPDGNSMEIPRVCSLCRCGESKYKPMCDGSHSAAGFVGTRENSDKKAPEHYVGKDITIVFDRYLCMGNGACGELESVFGTHDEPKYDPDAASVDEIIATIKNCPSGALSYILAGEHVINYFDKPQVAVEQNGPLHVQGAVNLIDDQESDKLLPMADHYTLCRCGGSKKKPLCDGSHEDNGFEG; encoded by the coding sequence GTGAAGAAGAGTCAGATAGTACTTACTCAGTATAGTCCGTTTTTGTCTGTGGATACTCCATTAATAGCGCCTGATGGTAATTCTATGGAGATTCCGCGTGTCTGTTCCTTGTGTCGGTGTGGAGAATCAAAATATAAACCCATGTGTGATGGCAGCCATTCTGCCGCAGGATTTGTGGGAACGCGGGAGAATTCTGATAAAAAGGCGCCGGAACATTATGTGGGCAAAGATATAACGATTGTTTTCGATCGTTACCTTTGTATGGGAAATGGAGCTTGCGGTGAGCTTGAGTCCGTGTTCGGTACGCATGATGAGCCGAAATATGATCCTGATGCTGCGTCAGTAGATGAGATCATTGCAACTATAAAAAACTGTCCGTCCGGAGCATTGAGCTACATTTTGGCCGGTGAGCATGTAATAAATTATTTCGATAAACCGCAAGTGGCAGTTGAGCAGAACGGTCCCTTGCATGTTCAGGGAGCAGTCAACCTCATTGATGATCAGGAATCAGACAAGCTGTTGCCTATGGCAGATCATTATACTCTTTGTCGCTGCGGTGGGTCCAAGAAGAAGCCTCTTTGCGATGGTTCTCACGAGGACAACGGTTTTGAGGGATAA
- a CDS encoding helix-turn-helix domain-containing protein: MINENPILATWSSVAETSEVFPVMPDGCRDFIIKQNPGSPPHLFVSHLMSAPQKIFAPKGTTFIGVRLKPGASIKIHRLIGHPLPDSIQGLTELAYDAASMSGNVSDMMRCLALAASPATAAGDLGVSLRTLQRHTMKITGRTPDFWRRLSRARKAARSILSGAPLHEVAPTCNFSDQAHMTRELKCWFAMTPGEISASRDDSHHPVWSICHLGYDTP; this comes from the coding sequence ATGATTAATGAGAACCCAATACTGGCAACATGGTCTTCTGTAGCTGAGACCTCTGAAGTCTTTCCCGTAATGCCTGATGGTTGCCGCGACTTTATCATCAAGCAGAACCCGGGCAGCCCACCGCACCTGTTTGTCTCGCACCTCATGTCTGCACCACAGAAAATATTTGCTCCAAAAGGCACTACATTTATTGGGGTACGGCTCAAGCCCGGTGCATCAATTAAAATTCACAGACTCATCGGTCATCCCCTGCCGGATTCCATACAAGGGCTGACCGAATTAGCATATGATGCCGCTTCTATGTCTGGAAATGTCTCGGATATGATGCGCTGTCTAGCTTTGGCAGCGTCACCTGCAACAGCTGCCGGAGATTTGGGTGTAAGTCTGCGTACGTTACAGCGCCACACAATGAAGATTACAGGTCGGACTCCCGACTTTTGGCGCAGGCTGTCCCGGGCACGTAAGGCAGCCCGGAGTATACTATCAGGAGCTCCTTTGCATGAAGTTGCCCCGACGTGTAATTTTTCAGACCAAGCCCATATGACACGGGAATTAAAATGCTGGTTTGCCATGACTCCCGGTGAAATATCCGCCAGTCGGGATGATAGCCACCATCCAGTGTGGAGCATCTGCCACCTTGGTTATGATACCCCGTAG
- a CDS encoding AMP-binding protein, whose translation MNLQDTPTLKNALALSAEKYRDRPAVCFVGEDPMTYGEFKKLVDDISLLLHSRSITKGDKVAILSENMPNWGAAYLAITCMGAIAIPILTEFHEGAVHHILRHSESKAIFVSERLQHKVDEYESDNLHTVITLNDFSLSTNEGLRQTFKEGMVHARKSFEQVKEQVKERISKELEKYTDKGKEYVRPSTEIAVDDVAAILYTSGTTGSSKGVILTHRNIVFNAIASANIVDVNTEDRLVSVLPLAHTFECTLGMVLPLIHGASIHYLRKPPTPKTLLPAMAMVKPTMLLIVPLIIEKIFKNRVQPKLKGSGIMRSVMKFGAARKKLYSVAGKKLMEAFGGQLRCMPIGGAFLAPEVEEFLVDSGLPYTVGYGMTETSPLCTGEPARSTRFRSVGRLLKGMEIKIDNPDPETGEGEILVKGPNVMQGYYKAPKVTEEVFTEDGFLRTGDLGYIDKDGYIFLRGRLKNVIIGPSGENIYPEEVESIIGECDYVLESIVYRADGKLVARVHLDYVKFDEELGTGKMIESKARDAVHKHLDSIKKTVNGRVSSFAKISKVIEQSEPFEKTPTQKIKRYLYIDMEENQKR comes from the coding sequence TACTGCACAGCCGCAGCATCACCAAAGGTGACAAAGTTGCCATCCTTAGTGAGAACATGCCCAACTGGGGGGCCGCTTATCTTGCCATCACCTGCATGGGTGCCATTGCCATTCCGATACTCACCGAATTTCACGAAGGTGCAGTTCATCACATTCTCCGCCATTCCGAATCAAAGGCCATCTTTGTATCCGAGCGTTTGCAGCACAAAGTGGATGAGTATGAATCCGACAACCTCCACACCGTCATCACTCTCAATGACTTTTCTCTTTCCACGAATGAAGGACTGCGCCAGACTTTCAAGGAAGGCATGGTTCACGCTCGCAAATCCTTTGAACAAGTCAAGGAGCAGGTTAAAGAGCGAATCAGCAAGGAACTTGAGAAATACACGGATAAGGGCAAGGAATATGTTCGTCCGTCTACTGAAATAGCCGTTGATGACGTTGCCGCTATCCTATACACCTCCGGAACCACGGGAAGCTCTAAAGGTGTAATTCTCACACACCGCAACATTGTATTTAATGCCATTGCTAGTGCCAATATCGTTGACGTGAATACCGAGGATCGCCTTGTTTCGGTCCTGCCGCTGGCACATACATTCGAATGTACACTGGGCATGGTTTTACCGCTCATCCACGGAGCGTCCATTCATTACCTTCGTAAGCCGCCAACCCCCAAAACACTGCTTCCGGCCATGGCCATGGTCAAACCGACCATGCTGCTCATCGTGCCGTTGATTATCGAGAAAATTTTCAAGAACCGTGTTCAACCCAAGCTCAAGGGTTCCGGTATCATGCGTAGTGTCATGAAGTTCGGTGCCGCCCGTAAAAAGCTCTACTCGGTTGCCGGTAAAAAACTCATGGAAGCCTTTGGCGGACAGCTTCGCTGTATGCCTATCGGCGGTGCATTTCTGGCCCCGGAAGTCGAGGAATTTCTCGTGGATTCTGGGCTTCCCTATACCGTTGGCTACGGCATGACCGAAACCAGCCCGCTCTGCACCGGTGAACCTGCCAGATCCACCCGTTTCCGTTCTGTCGGGCGCCTGCTTAAAGGTATGGAGATCAAGATAGATAATCCCGACCCCGAAACCGGCGAAGGCGAGATTCTGGTCAAAGGCCCCAACGTTATGCAGGGCTACTACAAGGCACCCAAAGTCACGGAAGAAGTATTCACAGAAGACGGTTTCCTTCGCACTGGCGATCTCGGTTATATTGATAAGGACGGATACATTTTCCTGCGCGGTCGCTTAAAAAATGTAATAATCGGGCCCAGTGGCGAAAATATTTATCCCGAAGAAGTCGAATCCATTATCGGCGAATGCGACTACGTGTTGGAATCGATTGTCTACCGCGCTGACGGCAAGCTCGTTGCCCGCGTTCATCTCGATTACGTCAAATTTGATGAGGAACTCGGCACCGGCAAAATGATTGAATCAAAAGCCCGCGATGCCGTACATAAGCATCTTGATTCCATCAAGAAGACCGTCAACGGCAGGGTCTCCAGCTTTGCGAAAATATCTAAGGTAATCGAGCAAAGTGAGCCGTTTGAAAAAACGCCCACACAAAAAATAAAACGCTATCTCTACATAGACATGGAAGAGAACCAAAAGCGTTAA